One window of Gemmatimonas sp. UBA7669 genomic DNA carries:
- a CDS encoding NADPH-dependent F420 reductase, whose product MPQPTRARQIIAAALLVASACGSPPADKAPAEQTPAATPPAPTVEKGVVAIIGTGTLAGALGPALGAQGYRVIYGSRDPNRETVRALVQRSGPKASAVTQPEAAAQAPVVVLAVPGEVVVDVAGTLGDLSGKVVIDVSGGEKKVAADGYQELTSDSARAELIQARHPTIRVVRINLPNIVYFMDPLLTKTRATVFVAGNDPKARETVANMLFDLGVDPWDSGPVRFARLFDAFNTLANIPGQQRRPEGYQVVMMPTVPFSCFFDMVQFFGFGEPTELKQLPKFPRREPAPTCEEWMRRLPPMGAPPQAL is encoded by the coding sequence ATGCCTCAGCCGACACGCGCCCGCCAGATCATTGCTGCTGCACTGCTGGTCGCCTCAGCCTGCGGTTCTCCTCCCGCTGACAAGGCGCCCGCCGAGCAGACCCCTGCTGCAACGCCGCCGGCGCCCACCGTGGAGAAGGGTGTGGTCGCCATCATTGGCACTGGCACTCTCGCCGGCGCGCTTGGGCCGGCGTTGGGTGCGCAGGGGTATCGCGTCATCTACGGCAGCCGCGACCCCAATCGTGAGACGGTGCGCGCGCTGGTGCAGCGCTCCGGGCCCAAGGCCTCGGCGGTCACGCAACCCGAGGCGGCGGCGCAGGCACCGGTGGTCGTGCTCGCGGTCCCCGGTGAAGTGGTGGTTGATGTCGCGGGCACACTCGGCGACTTGAGTGGCAAGGTGGTCATTGACGTGAGCGGTGGCGAAAAGAAGGTGGCGGCCGATGGCTACCAGGAACTCACGTCAGACAGCGCGCGCGCCGAGCTCATTCAGGCGCGGCATCCGACCATTCGCGTGGTGCGCATCAACCTGCCGAACATCGTCTACTTCATGGATCCGCTGCTCACGAAGACGCGGGCCACGGTGTTTGTTGCCGGCAACGACCCCAAGGCACGCGAGACCGTGGCGAACATGCTCTTCGACCTGGGTGTTGACCCATGGGACTCGGGGCCGGTGCGTTTTGCGCGTCTGTTCGACGCGTTCAACACGCTGGCGAATATTCCCGGCCAGCAGCGGCGCCCGGAGGGCTATCAGGTGGTGATGATGCCCACGGTGCCATTCTCGTGCTTCTTCGACATGGTGCAGTTCTTCGGATTTGGCGAGCCCACTGAACTCAAGCAGTTGCCGAAGTTCCCGCGGCGCGAGCCGGCGCCCACCTGCGAAGAATGGATGCGCCGACTTCCGCCCATGGGGGCACCACCACAGGCTCTGTAA
- a CDS encoding beta-N-acetylhexosaminidase translates to MTRLHRGLATACAVLLAAPALAQTAPTAAPPMFSPLANLDAHRVVPLPARVTASNGAPFVFTTGTRIVADGPGEVTRTAEFFARTLRKSAAVPLPVSNRRATRSPRAVRDSAAASGNVVMLQLDTMTVQGAEAYTIDISADTLRLVARTPAGLFFAATTLRQLLPASVEMEHSAPRNAPAVSVPAGRIVDAPRFAWRGSMLDVARHFFTVDEVKQHIDLMALYKLNRLHLHLTDDQGWRIQIASWPLLTTVGGRSEVGGASGGFYTKADYREIVQYAAARYITVVPEVDMPGHTNSAIAAYPRLGCSRATPSLFGPDSQPAGLYTGIRVGWSALCADKPITYHFVEDVVRELAAMTPGPYIHIGGDEVEVLSHEQYAQFVERAQRLVQKYGKTMIGWEEVGKARLRPGSLAQLWRSDTALLAVKQGNQLIMSPGPRAYLDMKYTAQTELGLRWAGLIELRTAYDWDPATYSAGLTEANIAGVEAPLWTETVKNLGAAQYLLVPRLPAIAEVGWSEQSQRSWEGFRTRIAAHAPRWRLLGINFYASPQVEWVQ, encoded by the coding sequence ATGACACGACTCCACCGCGGACTGGCCACAGCGTGTGCGGTGCTGCTCGCCGCCCCCGCCTTGGCACAAACAGCGCCGACTGCTGCGCCGCCCATGTTCTCTCCGCTGGCCAATCTGGACGCGCATCGCGTGGTGCCGCTACCGGCGCGCGTCACGGCGTCGAACGGTGCGCCGTTTGTGTTCACTACCGGCACGCGCATCGTGGCCGATGGCCCGGGCGAGGTGACACGCACCGCCGAGTTCTTCGCGCGCACCCTGCGCAAGTCGGCGGCCGTGCCGTTACCGGTCAGCAACCGGCGCGCAACGCGCAGCCCGCGCGCAGTACGCGACTCGGCGGCGGCCAGCGGCAATGTGGTCATGCTGCAGCTCGACACGATGACCGTGCAAGGCGCCGAGGCGTACACCATCGACATTTCGGCCGACACGCTACGTCTTGTGGCGCGCACACCGGCCGGGCTGTTTTTTGCCGCCACAACCCTGCGCCAGCTACTGCCCGCCTCCGTGGAGATGGAGCACAGCGCGCCGCGCAACGCGCCCGCCGTATCGGTGCCTGCCGGACGTATTGTTGACGCGCCGCGCTTCGCGTGGCGCGGTTCCATGCTCGATGTCGCGCGGCACTTCTTCACGGTGGACGAAGTGAAGCAGCACATCGACCTCATGGCGCTGTACAAGCTCAACCGGCTGCACCTGCACCTGACGGACGATCAAGGCTGGCGCATCCAGATCGCGTCGTGGCCGCTGCTGACCACCGTGGGTGGGCGCAGCGAGGTGGGCGGCGCATCGGGTGGTTTCTACACCAAGGCCGACTACCGGGAGATCGTGCAGTACGCCGCGGCGCGCTACATCACCGTGGTGCCTGAGGTGGACATGCCGGGACACACCAACTCCGCCATTGCGGCCTATCCGCGGCTCGGATGCAGCCGCGCGACACCGAGCCTGTTCGGTCCTGACTCGCAGCCCGCCGGATTGTACACCGGCATTCGCGTGGGATGGAGCGCCCTCTGCGCCGACAAGCCCATCACCTATCACTTTGTTGAAGACGTGGTGCGCGAGCTCGCCGCCATGACTCCTGGCCCGTATATCCACATTGGCGGCGACGAGGTTGAAGTGCTGTCCCACGAGCAGTACGCGCAGTTCGTGGAGCGCGCGCAGCGTCTCGTGCAGAAGTACGGCAAGACCATGATTGGCTGGGAGGAGGTGGGCAAGGCCAGGCTGCGCCCCGGCTCCCTCGCGCAGCTCTGGCGCAGCGACACCGCGCTGCTGGCCGTGAAGCAGGGCAATCAGCTCATCATGTCACCGGGTCCGCGCGCCTACCTCGACATGAAATACACGGCGCAGACCGAGCTCGGGCTGCGCTGGGCCGGTCTCATTGAGTTGCGCACTGCCTACGACTGGGACCCGGCCACGTACAGCGCGGGGCTGACCGAGGCCAACATTGCCGGCGTTGAAGCGCCGCTGTGGACCGAGACCGTCAAGAACCTGGGCGCCGCGCAGTATCTGCTCGTGCCGCGACTGCCGGCAATTGCCGAGGTGGGGTGGAGCGAGCAGTCCCAGCGCAGTTGGGAGGGCTTCCGCACGCGCATTGCGGCACACGCGCCGCGCTGGCGACTGCTCGGCATCAACTTCTACGCGTCACCACAGGTGGAGTGGGTGCAGTAG
- a CDS encoding 3-hydroxyacyl-ACP dehydratase FabZ family protein has product MTTVINPLDLLPHRYPFLLLDRVEVVTPGQEARGCKLVTGSEWHLVGSRDGVSSIAMPHALIVEALARVGEAVLVKAVLTTIVRPAAGLRA; this is encoded by the coding sequence ATGACCACGGTCATCAATCCGCTGGACCTGCTGCCGCATCGCTACCCCTTCTTGCTGCTCGATCGTGTCGAGGTGGTGACGCCTGGTCAGGAGGCCCGTGGATGCAAGCTGGTAACCGGATCGGAGTGGCACCTTGTTGGTTCGCGGGATGGCGTGTCGTCCATAGCGATGCCGCACGCGCTGATCGTCGAGGCGTTGGCGCGGGTTGGCGAGGCGGTGCTCGTGAAGGCGGTGCTTACCACGATTGTTCGTCCCGCGGCTGGGCTAAGGGCCTAG
- a CDS encoding SIS domain-containing protein, whose translation MIDLIQSALNDSANALDALRCDEAALAAIAAAGELLATSLKAGGRVFSCGNGGSMCDAMHFAEELSGRYREDRPALAAQAISDPGHLSCVANDYGYERVFARYLEAHGRAGDVLVAISTSGSSANVMRAAEEARARGLQVIALTGRSGSPTGRLAHVDVCTPAGRYADRVQELHIKVIHILIEIIERRLFAQGVVPNATVP comes from the coding sequence ATGATTGACCTGATCCAGTCCGCACTCAACGATAGCGCCAACGCTCTCGATGCCCTGCGGTGCGACGAAGCGGCCCTTGCGGCCATCGCTGCCGCCGGCGAGCTACTGGCCACGTCGCTCAAGGCCGGCGGGCGGGTGTTCAGCTGCGGCAATGGCGGCTCCATGTGTGACGCCATGCACTTCGCCGAGGAGCTCTCCGGTCGATACCGCGAAGACCGGCCTGCCCTCGCAGCGCAGGCCATCAGCGACCCCGGTCACCTGTCCTGCGTGGCCAACGACTACGGCTATGAGCGCGTGTTCGCGCGATATCTGGAGGCGCACGGACGGGCTGGTGACGTGCTGGTAGCCATAAGCACCAGTGGCAGCAGCGCCAATGTGATGCGCGCCGCTGAGGAGGCCCGTGCACGCGGGCTCCAGGTGATTGCGCTCACGGGGCGGTCTGGCTCGCCGACCGGGCGACTGGCGCACGTGGATGTCTGTACACCGGCTGGCCGTTATGCCGACCGGGTGCAGGAGCTGCACATCAAAGTGATCCACATTCTCATCGAGATCATTGAGCGGCGTTTGTTTGCTCAAGGCGTTGTGCCGAATGCTACCGTCCCATGA
- a CDS encoding type II toxin-antitoxin system death-on-curing family toxin, protein MATPRWVPRLVLDSVHLDQLREHGGLPGTRDENALEAALARPQQKHHYEPDSDLATLAAAYAFGLARAHPFNDGNKRTAFLAAMIFLGLNGKDLDATEAEVVQMVTALAAGSLSEASLAEWLRPRLVRLKL, encoded by the coding sequence ATGGCCACGCCGCGCTGGGTTCCTCGGCTCGTACTGGACTCCGTACATCTCGATCAATTGCGCGAGCACGGCGGCCTGCCTGGCACTCGTGATGAGAATGCGTTGGAAGCGGCCCTCGCTCGTCCCCAGCAGAAGCATCACTACGAACCTGACTCGGACCTCGCGACATTGGCTGCCGCGTATGCGTTCGGACTGGCGCGGGCACACCCGTTCAACGACGGCAACAAGCGCACCGCTTTTCTCGCGGCCATGATCTTTCTGGGGTTGAACGGCAAGGACCTCGACGCAACAGAAGCAGAGGTTGTACAGATGGTAACGGCGCTCGCGGCGGGCTCACTTTCTGAAGCGTCGCTTGCCGAATGGCTGCGCCCGCGACTGGTGCGGCTCAAGTTGTAA
- a CDS encoding AbrB/MazE/SpoVT family DNA-binding domain-containing protein yields MVRELTLRQVGGSIGATIPKDMADRLHLEAGDRVLAIETDRGILLTPYDPDVEAGLAVAAHAARKFRNALRELAK; encoded by the coding sequence ATGGTACGCGAACTCACACTGCGTCAGGTTGGTGGCTCGATCGGGGCGACTATCCCCAAGGACATGGCTGATCGGCTGCACCTCGAGGCCGGAGACCGTGTACTGGCCATCGAGACAGATCGCGGCATTCTGCTGACGCCCTACGATCCGGACGTTGAAGCCGGTCTTGCGGTGGCCGCGCACGCAGCCAGGAAGTTCCGCAACGCCCTGCGAGAACTGGCGAAATAG
- a CDS encoding AAA family ATPase: MYSLHHQPKLMALRYARPPWADDTRFPFCVPAIASLRELDLDASVVCFVGENGSGKSTLLESIAIAAALPSAGGAGRAMDDPTLSEQRWLARAIKLTWRSRNNRGLFLRAEDFFNYQQQLARERAEFEDTLARMEEEYADRSPHAKELAMGPLRASMADMDRRYGANPDAKSHGEAFLNFFQERLVPGGLYLLDEPEAALSPQRQLTLLAMMFDCITEGAQFILATHSPLLLAFPNARLYSFDGDGVEPIAWQDTEHVRLTRDFLADPERYLRNLRA, translated from the coding sequence ATGTACAGCCTGCACCATCAGCCCAAGCTGATGGCGCTGCGGTATGCGCGGCCGCCATGGGCTGACGACACACGCTTTCCGTTCTGCGTGCCGGCCATCGCGTCGCTGCGTGAACTGGACCTCGACGCGTCGGTGGTGTGTTTCGTGGGCGAAAACGGTTCCGGCAAGTCCACGCTGCTCGAGTCCATTGCCATTGCGGCGGCACTTCCCAGTGCAGGTGGGGCAGGGCGCGCCATGGACGATCCTACGCTCAGTGAACAGCGCTGGCTGGCACGAGCCATCAAACTCACGTGGCGCAGTCGCAACAACCGCGGACTGTTTCTGCGCGCCGAGGACTTCTTCAACTATCAGCAGCAACTGGCACGTGAACGCGCAGAGTTCGAAGACACACTCGCGCGCATGGAAGAGGAGTACGCGGATCGCTCGCCGCACGCCAAGGAACTGGCCATGGGACCGCTGCGCGCGAGTATGGCCGACATGGACCGTCGCTACGGCGCCAACCCCGACGCCAAGTCGCACGGCGAGGCGTTCCTCAACTTCTTCCAGGAACGCCTCGTGCCCGGTGGACTCTATCTGCTCGATGAGCCTGAGGCCGCACTCTCACCGCAGCGTCAGCTCACGCTGCTGGCGATGATGTTCGACTGCATTACCGAAGGCGCGCAGTTCATTCTTGCCACACATTCACCGCTGCTGCTGGCCTTCCCCAACGCTCGGCTCTACTCTTTTGACGGCGACGGCGTCGAACCCATTGCCTGGCAGGACACCGAGCACGTGCGTCTCACCCGCGACTTTCTGGCGGACCCGGAACGCTATCTGCGCAATCTGCGCGCGTAG
- a CDS encoding carbon-nitrogen hydrolase family protein, whose protein sequence is MKTEPNLLRIAGAQIAPVWLDREATIDKVVAWVRSAAANGAGLVAFGEALIPGYPFWIELTDGARFDNPVQKALHAHYLEQAVQIEAGHLDRVCQVAAECGVRVVVGCIERPRDRGGHSVYASLVHIDAQGVIESVHRKLMPTYEERLSWSPGDGHGLRTHACGPFTLGALNCWENWMPLARAALYAQGENLHVALWPGSVRNTEHITRFIARESRSYVLSVSGLLRRTDIGAHIPHAERIREAAPEMLANGGTAIAGPDGSWIVPPVADVEQLVFADCDLRRVREERQNFDVMGHYARPDVLQLRVDRTRQSVVTFNDQTSDPH, encoded by the coding sequence ATGAAAACTGAGCCCAACCTGCTGCGCATTGCCGGTGCCCAGATTGCGCCGGTCTGGCTCGATCGCGAGGCGACCATCGACAAGGTGGTGGCGTGGGTGCGCAGTGCCGCTGCGAACGGCGCGGGTCTGGTGGCGTTTGGCGAGGCGCTGATTCCCGGCTATCCGTTCTGGATCGAACTCACTGACGGCGCGCGATTCGACAATCCCGTGCAGAAGGCACTGCATGCGCACTATCTCGAGCAGGCGGTGCAGATCGAAGCCGGCCATCTCGACAGGGTGTGTCAGGTGGCCGCCGAGTGCGGCGTGAGGGTGGTGGTGGGCTGCATCGAGCGGCCGCGTGATCGCGGTGGGCACAGTGTGTACGCCAGTCTGGTGCACATCGACGCGCAGGGCGTGATCGAGTCGGTGCATCGCAAGCTCATGCCCACGTACGAGGAGCGGCTCAGCTGGTCGCCCGGCGATGGGCACGGGCTTCGCACCCACGCCTGCGGCCCCTTCACGCTCGGTGCGCTCAACTGTTGGGAGAACTGGATGCCGCTCGCGCGTGCGGCGCTGTATGCCCAGGGCGAGAATCTGCATGTGGCCCTGTGGCCCGGCAGTGTGCGCAACACGGAGCACATCACGCGATTCATCGCGCGCGAGAGTCGCTCGTACGTGCTGTCGGTGTCGGGCCTGCTGCGCCGCACGGACATTGGCGCACACATCCCACACGCCGAGCGCATTCGTGAGGCGGCGCCGGAGATGCTGGCAAACGGCGGCACCGCCATCGCCGGCCCCGACGGCTCATGGATTGTGCCGCCGGTGGCCGACGTGGAGCAACTCGTGTTCGCGGACTGTGACTTGCGCCGAGTGCGTGAGGAACGGCAGAACTTCGACGTCATGGGGCACTATGCCCGGCCCGACGTGCTTCAGTTGCGCGTTGATCGCACGAGGCAGTCGGTGGTGACGTTCAACGACCAGACCAGCGACCCCCACTAG
- a CDS encoding cytochrome c, whose translation MKKIAIGFGGLIGVLVVAGAGTYVWAGSAATSKLDKTYTIKASTFPVPWPLTSDSLRSAESEQVARDSAVARGKHLVEARYVCVECHSTNFGGGTMIDDPAIGTLLGPNLTMGAGSRTVQYTPVDWDRMVRHGVKPDGRPAVMPSEDYFAMSDRELSDIVAYIRSLPPVDNTVAAPTFGPVGKMLLATGQFKLSADMHPSAHEGTHAVLPPAEAPNAEFGKHLAQVCTGCHLPSLAGGPIVGGPPDWPPAANLTPAGLVGWTYTDFERAMREGVRKDGTKLREPMALMPKYAKNMTDIEMQALWAYISTVPAVASAK comes from the coding sequence ATGAAGAAGATCGCGATCGGCTTTGGTGGCCTGATCGGCGTACTCGTGGTGGCGGGCGCGGGCACCTATGTCTGGGCCGGCAGCGCGGCCACCAGCAAGCTGGACAAGACCTACACCATCAAGGCCAGCACATTTCCCGTGCCCTGGCCACTAACGAGCGACTCGCTGCGCAGTGCGGAGAGCGAGCAGGTCGCGCGCGATAGCGCGGTGGCGCGCGGCAAGCATCTCGTGGAAGCGCGTTACGTGTGCGTCGAGTGCCACAGCACCAACTTCGGTGGCGGGACGATGATCGACGATCCCGCTATCGGTACCTTGCTTGGGCCCAATCTCACAATGGGCGCAGGCTCACGCACCGTGCAATACACACCGGTCGACTGGGACCGCATGGTGCGACACGGCGTGAAGCCCGACGGTCGTCCGGCGGTGATGCCGTCGGAAGATTACTTCGCCATGAGCGATCGCGAGCTGTCCGATATCGTCGCCTACATTCGCTCGCTGCCACCGGTCGACAACACGGTCGCCGCACCGACCTTCGGCCCCGTGGGCAAGATGCTCCTCGCCACCGGGCAGTTCAAACTTTCGGCGGACATGCATCCCAGCGCGCACGAAGGCACACACGCCGTGCTGCCGCCGGCCGAAGCGCCGAACGCCGAGTTCGGCAAACACCTCGCCCAGGTGTGTACGGGCTGTCATCTCCCGAGCCTCGCCGGTGGCCCCATCGTGGGCGGGCCACCCGACTGGCCGCCTGCCGCCAATCTCACACCCGCCGGCTTGGTGGGCTGGACGTACACGGACTTCGAGCGCGCCATGCGCGAAGGCGTGCGCAAGGACGGCACGAAGCTGCGGGAGCCGATGGCACTCATGCCCAAGTACGCAAAGAACATGACCGACATCGAGATGCAGGCCTTGTGGGCCTACATCAGCACGGTGCCGGCGGTCGCGAGCGCGAAATAA
- a CDS encoding LysR family transcriptional regulator, protein MHGMNNLRGIDLNLLVVLEALLAERHVTRAATRLAMSQPAVSHALARLRTLLGDPLLERAAGGLRPTPRAVALAPVLTESLTLARRVVGQGAFEPSESRRHFRVSMSDYGTLVVLPRLMRAMRRLAPHVTLDVVQLSRESAAARVRDGMLDLALGVFPVIPTGVVATRLFVERFVCVGDRRHRAFRGGLTLARYCAAPHALVAVRGLDGGDALNEIDTALAAIGRTRRVVTVWPHFLPAPRLVLGTDLLLTIAERTIAEQAPDPELAVHALPFEVAPFSFVAVHRPDALEDEGRSWLLQQVMAASRVAAKRGARR, encoded by the coding sequence ATGCATGGAATGAATAATCTGCGCGGCATCGATCTCAACCTGCTGGTGGTCCTCGAGGCGCTGCTCGCCGAGCGCCACGTGACCCGCGCGGCCACGCGCCTGGCCATGAGTCAGCCCGCCGTCAGCCACGCCCTCGCACGTTTGCGCACGCTGCTTGGCGATCCGCTGCTGGAGCGGGCGGCCGGTGGACTGCGCCCGACGCCGCGTGCCGTGGCGCTGGCTCCCGTGTTGACCGAGTCGCTGACACTGGCTCGTCGTGTGGTGGGCCAGGGGGCCTTCGAGCCGTCGGAGTCACGACGGCATTTCCGGGTGTCCATGAGTGACTACGGCACCCTCGTTGTGCTCCCTCGCCTGATGCGGGCGATGCGTCGCCTGGCGCCCCACGTCACGCTCGATGTCGTGCAACTCAGTCGCGAATCAGCGGCCGCGCGCGTTCGGGACGGCATGCTGGATCTGGCGCTCGGCGTCTTCCCCGTCATACCCACGGGTGTTGTCGCCACACGCCTCTTCGTGGAGCGCTTCGTATGTGTGGGCGACCGCAGACATCGTGCCTTTCGTGGCGGCCTTACGCTGGCTCGCTATTGTGCCGCTCCGCATGCCCTCGTGGCCGTACGTGGACTCGACGGGGGCGATGCACTGAACGAGATCGACACCGCGCTCGCCGCCATCGGTCGCACACGGCGCGTGGTGACCGTGTGGCCGCACTTTCTCCCCGCACCGCGCCTCGTGCTGGGCACGGACCTCCTGCTCACCATTGCCGAACGCACCATTGCTGAACAGGCGCCCGATCCAGAGCTCGCGGTGCATGCCCTGCCCTTTGAAGTGGCGCCCTTCTCCTTTGTGGCGGTACACCGACCGGACGCACTCGAAGACGAGGGACGGTCGTGGCTGCTGCAGCAGGTCATGGCGGCGTCACGCGTGGCGGCGAAGCGAGGGGCGAGACGCTGA
- a CDS encoding DMT family transporter, which produces MPQFSTHLALAFAIVAGMVIPVQAGANGRLGRLAGHPLFAALTSLGVSLVVLAVLASAFAPRPDLTATRSAPPWVWLGGFAGAIYVLTATAFAPRLGAATFTAAVVAGQLVAAAVIDHGGLFGFAVRPLSLVRVLGLALVAGGALVLQQSATSK; this is translated from the coding sequence ATGCCGCAATTCTCCACGCACCTGGCTCTGGCCTTCGCCATTGTGGCCGGCATGGTCATTCCCGTACAAGCCGGGGCCAATGGTCGCCTCGGCCGACTGGCCGGGCACCCGCTGTTTGCCGCGCTCACCTCGCTGGGCGTGAGTCTGGTGGTGCTGGCCGTGTTGGCGAGTGCCTTCGCGCCACGTCCCGATCTCACAGCCACTCGTAGCGCGCCACCCTGGGTATGGCTCGGCGGGTTCGCGGGAGCCATTTATGTGCTCACGGCCACCGCATTTGCCCCGCGTCTTGGTGCGGCCACGTTCACCGCGGCGGTAGTGGCGGGTCAGTTGGTGGCGGCGGCGGTGATCGATCACGGGGGGCTGTTCGGCTTCGCGGTCCGTCCTTTGTCCCTGGTGCGAGTGTTGGGTCTCGCGCTGGTGGCGGGTGGTGCTCTGGTGCTGCAGCAGTCGGCCACGAGCAAGTAG
- a CDS encoding HIT family protein — MVDPSCTFCRIVAGELPVSVVADEPLALAIMDLRQFHAGHVIIISRAHVHDLRDADAETVRAVFDLTARIARAVQRTFDPEGLSVWHSAGEAANQEVPHLHVHVHPRVMGDMVLDVYPSPPPLPSRDALDALRDRIVAQGITSYR; from the coding sequence ATGGTCGACCCATCATGTACCTTCTGTCGGATTGTGGCCGGCGAACTACCGGTAAGCGTGGTGGCCGACGAACCATTGGCGCTGGCGATCATGGATCTGCGGCAATTCCACGCGGGCCATGTCATCATTATTTCGCGCGCGCACGTGCATGACCTGCGCGACGCCGATGCCGAGACCGTGCGTGCAGTGTTTGATCTCACCGCGCGCATCGCACGCGCGGTTCAGCGCACATTTGACCCCGAAGGCCTCAGCGTATGGCACTCGGCGGGCGAGGCCGCCAATCAGGAAGTGCCGCACTTGCATGTGCATGTGCATCCGCGCGTGATGGGTGACATGGTGCTGGACGTGTATCCGTCACCACCACCGCTGCCGTCGCGCGATGCGTTGGACGCGCTGCGCGACCGGATTGTTGCGCAGGGTATCACGTCGTACCGGTGA
- a CDS encoding DUF2809 domain-containing protein, translating into MTIAMGWSTRSPRIRYPELIATYGGDTLWAAMVYWLLAWWRPRVPWPVRAPAALCIATAVEFSQLYQAPWIVALRDNPVAALVLGQGFLWTDLVCYAVGVAGAALIDALLLTKQPLPEMEHT; encoded by the coding sequence ATGACAATTGCGATGGGATGGAGCACGCGCAGTCCGCGGATTCGATATCCCGAACTGATTGCCACCTACGGTGGCGATACGCTCTGGGCCGCCATGGTGTACTGGCTGCTCGCCTGGTGGCGTCCGCGCGTGCCATGGCCGGTTCGTGCTCCGGCCGCCCTGTGCATTGCCACGGCGGTGGAGTTCAGTCAGTTGTATCAGGCGCCGTGGATTGTAGCGCTACGCGACAATCCGGTCGCGGCCCTGGTACTGGGGCAGGGTTTTCTGTGGACGGACCTGGTGTGTTATGCCGTCGGCGTCGCCGGTGCGGCGCTTATTGATGCGCTGCTGCTGACGAAGCAGCCGCTTCCTGAGATGGAACACACGTGA